In one window of Sulfuricaulis sp. DNA:
- a CDS encoding type II secretion system F family protein, with product MAEAAKKKSNFDAFMWEGVDKQGRKVKGIMEAASVAYVNATLRRQGINPVKVTKQRKMTFKFKQKITTKDISIFTRQLATMLNSGIPMAQSFEIVGKGHENPSMQEVIMSIKQDVESGTALAPALGKYPLYFDALYCNLVQAGEQAGILDGILDKVATYKEKIEAIKGKIKSALFYPTAVIVVAFIITAVLLVFVIPQFESLFAGFGADLPAMTKMVIDMSKAFQEWWWAIIGTIVGSVVFLSYSYKRSDKMQHTMDRLLLKAPVIGDIVKKATIARFARTLATMFAAGVPLVEALDSVAGAAGNRVYYEGTLAIKADVSTGMQLQASMGATGLFPNMVVQMVAIGEESGELDKMLSKVADFYEQDVDDAVAGLSSLLEPIIMAFLGIVIGGLVVAMYLPIFKMAATV from the coding sequence ATGGCAGAAGCGGCGAAAAAGAAATCGAATTTCGATGCCTTCATGTGGGAAGGCGTCGACAAACAGGGAAGGAAGGTCAAGGGCATCATGGAAGCGGCCAGCGTCGCCTACGTGAATGCCACATTGCGCCGGCAGGGGATCAATCCCGTCAAGGTAACCAAGCAGCGCAAGATGACCTTCAAGTTCAAGCAAAAAATCACCACCAAGGACATCTCCATTTTCACCCGCCAGCTTGCCACTATGCTGAACTCAGGCATACCGATGGCTCAATCCTTTGAAATTGTCGGCAAGGGGCATGAAAACCCTTCTATGCAAGAAGTGATCATGTCAATCAAACAAGATGTGGAGTCGGGTACTGCCTTGGCTCCAGCCCTAGGCAAGTACCCGCTTTATTTCGATGCCCTGTATTGCAACCTGGTACAGGCCGGTGAACAGGCCGGTATCCTGGATGGCATTCTGGACAAAGTCGCTACGTACAAGGAAAAAATCGAGGCCATCAAGGGCAAAATTAAATCTGCCCTGTTTTATCCAACCGCAGTCATCGTAGTGGCATTCATCATTACTGCCGTACTGCTGGTATTCGTTATTCCACAGTTCGAAAGCTTGTTTGCCGGTTTCGGCGCCGACCTGCCGGCCATGACCAAGATGGTTATCGATATGTCCAAGGCATTCCAGGAATGGTGGTGGGCGATTATCGGAACAATCGTCGGGTCCGTTGTATTCCTCAGCTACTCATACAAACGTTCAGATAAAATGCAACATACGATGGATCGCCTCTTGCTCAAGGCGCCCGTGATTGGCGATATCGTCAAAAAAGCCACCATCGCCCGGTTCGCACGCACGCTGGCTACCATGTTTGCTGCCGGCGTGCCACTGGTAGAGGCGCTGGATTCTGTCGCGGGCGCCGCGGGCAATCGCGTTTATTATGAAGGCACCCTGGCCATCAAGGCCGATGTCAGCACTGGCATGCAGCTGCAGGCATCCATGGGTGCTACCGGACTTTTCCCCAACATGGTGGTGCAGATGGTCGCCATCGGCGAGGAATCGGGCGAGCTCGACAAAATGCTCAGTAAGGTTGCTGATTTCTATGAACAGGACGTTGACGACGCCGTGGCGGGCCTTTCCAGCCTGCTTGAGCCGATCATCATGGCCTTCCTGGGTATCGTCATCGGCGGTCTGGTTGTCGCCATGTATTTGCCGATCTTCAAGATGGCGGCCACGGTTTAA
- the lpxC gene encoding UDP-3-O-acyl-N-acetylglucosamine deacetylase, which yields MIKQRTLKNVIRATGVGLHTGEKVYLTLRPASSETGIVFRRIDLADPVEIRACPENVSDTRLSTTLEFNGARVSTVEHLMSAFAGLGIDNAYVDLTAAEVPIMDGSAGPFVFLVQSAGIAEQTAPKRFMRIKKEVRVEEGDKWACFQPFEGFKVSFAIEFDHPTFRNSTQNATVDFSTTSFVKEVSRARTFGFMGDLEALRAVGLARGGGLDNAIVMDDYRILNDDGLRYEDEFVKHKVLDAIGDLYLLGHPLIGAFSAHKSGHSLNNRLLRELVTNQEAWELITYDENDEAPIAFVRTVPAT from the coding sequence ATGATTAAACAACGAACACTGAAAAACGTTATCCGCGCAACAGGCGTGGGTTTGCATACAGGCGAAAAGGTCTATCTGACCCTCCGGCCCGCCTCTTCCGAAACTGGAATTGTCTTTCGCCGCATCGACTTGGCTGATCCGGTGGAAATTCGCGCCTGCCCGGAAAATGTCTCCGATACCCGCCTCTCAACTACACTTGAATTTAATGGGGCGAGGGTGTCCACGGTGGAACATCTAATGTCAGCGTTTGCCGGACTCGGTATCGATAACGCCTACGTCGATTTGACGGCGGCAGAAGTGCCGATCATGGACGGCAGTGCCGGTCCCTTTGTGTTCCTGGTGCAGTCGGCCGGTATTGCCGAGCAGACCGCGCCGAAACGTTTCATGCGCATCAAAAAGGAAGTACGCGTGGAAGAGGGCGACAAGTGGGCCTGCTTTCAGCCGTTTGAAGGGTTCAAAGTTTCCTTTGCCATCGAATTCGATCATCCGACTTTCCGCAATTCGACTCAGAATGCCACGGTCGATTTTTCCACCACCTCCTTCGTCAAGGAGGTCAGTCGTGCCCGCACCTTTGGTTTCATGGGCGATCTTGAGGCCTTGCGTGCCGTGGGGCTGGCGCGCGGTGGCGGTCTGGATAACGCCATTGTGATGGATGATTACCGCATCCTGAATGATGACGGCTTGCGATACGAAGACGAATTCGTCAAACACAAGGTGCTGGACGCCATTGGTGATCTGTATCTGTTGGGACACCCGTTGATCGGCGCCTTCAGCGCGCACAAGTCCGGTCATTCTCTCAATAATCGTCTGCTGCGCGAGTTGGTGACGAACCAGGAAGCATGGGAACTCATCACTTACGATGAAAACGACGAGGCGCCTATCGCCTTCGTGCGCACGGTTCCGGCAACCTGA
- the secA gene encoding preprotein translocase subunit SecA, producing MITKALTRIFGSRNTRLIKRMQQDAARINALEPGISQLTDEQLRAKTAEFKTRVSNGETLDSLLSEAFAVVREASKRTLGMRHFDVQLIGGMVLHQGKISEMRTGEGKTLVATLPVYLNALSGKGVHVVTVNDYLARRDAEWMGQIYQFLGMSVGVVVPGQDRQTKREAYAADITYGTNNEYGFDYLRDNMAFRAEERSQRRLNYAIVDEVDSILIDEARTPLIISGPAEESTDLYVKVNTIIPHLTKQETEDGPGDYSVDEKTRQANLTEAGHETVEKLLAQASLLQPGSSLYDVSNLILMHHLVAALRAHALFKREVDYIVRDNEVIIIDEFTGRMMQGRRWSDGLHQAVEAKEGVLIQNENQTLATITFQNYFRLYGKLAGMTGTADTEAFEFQQIYGLEVVVVPTHRTMVRKDMADQIYRTAAEKHAAILADIRDCHQRGQPALVGTVTIEASEHLSRLLQKEKIEHQVLNAKHHEREAMIVAQAGRPGAVTIATNMAGRGTDIVLGGNLEMELKEIGDDKPKRERARAEWDKRHQQVLDAGGLHMIGTERHESRRIDNQLRGRSGRQGDAGSSRFYLSLEDNLLRIFGSDRLSGLMQKLGMQEGEAIEHPWVTRAIENAQRKVEGRNFDIRKQLLEYDDVANDQRKVIYEQRNRLMDVGDISESITTIRHDVVNEMISQHVPPESLEEQWDIPGLEESLERDLGLKLPIAHWLKEESSLDEEKLRARVISEADRKHAEKSVSIGPDVMRHLEKAIMLQVLDTQWKDHLAGMDYLRQGIHLRGYAQKDPKQEYKRESFVLFSDMLTRVRHDAINLLAHVQVQAPQDVEALENQNRQPQEMQFVHPTLNAGSQPEENEGDDDVAVAQKPVTRRQPKIGRNEHCPCGSGKKYKHCHGKLD from the coding sequence ATGATTACGAAAGCACTTACCAGGATTTTTGGCAGCCGCAATACACGCCTGATCAAGCGCATGCAGCAGGACGCGGCGCGCATCAACGCGCTCGAACCCGGGATCTCTCAACTTACCGACGAGCAACTGCGTGCGAAAACTGCTGAATTCAAAACCCGCGTGTCTAATGGCGAGACACTGGACAGCCTTTTAAGCGAGGCTTTTGCGGTGGTGCGCGAAGCCTCCAAGCGCACGCTCGGTATGCGTCACTTTGATGTGCAGCTGATCGGCGGCATGGTGTTGCACCAGGGAAAGATTTCGGAAATGCGAACCGGTGAGGGCAAAACACTGGTTGCCACGCTGCCCGTCTATTTGAACGCGCTTTCGGGTAAAGGCGTGCACGTGGTGACCGTCAACGATTATCTTGCCCGGCGCGACGCGGAGTGGATGGGTCAGATATACCAGTTCCTGGGCATGAGCGTGGGCGTGGTCGTTCCCGGACAAGACCGCCAGACCAAGCGCGAGGCCTATGCCGCCGATATTACCTATGGCACCAATAATGAATACGGTTTCGATTACCTGCGCGACAACATGGCGTTTCGTGCCGAGGAACGCTCGCAGCGCAGGCTCAACTACGCCATCGTCGACGAGGTAGACTCGATCCTGATCGACGAGGCGCGCACGCCGCTTATTATTTCCGGACCGGCTGAGGAAAGCACCGATCTGTACGTCAAGGTCAACACCATCATTCCACACCTGACCAAGCAGGAAACGGAGGACGGACCGGGCGACTACAGCGTGGATGAAAAGACCCGCCAAGCCAATCTGACCGAGGCCGGCCATGAAACGGTCGAGAAACTGCTGGCCCAGGCCAGCTTGCTGCAACCCGGGTCGAGTCTGTACGACGTTTCGAATCTTATATTAATGCACCATCTTGTCGCCGCGCTGCGTGCGCATGCGCTCTTCAAGCGCGAGGTGGATTACATTGTGCGCGATAACGAGGTCATTATCATCGATGAGTTTACCGGGCGCATGATGCAGGGGCGGCGCTGGTCGGACGGGCTGCACCAGGCGGTGGAAGCGAAGGAAGGCGTGCTGATCCAGAACGAGAATCAGACGCTGGCGACCATCACCTTCCAGAATTATTTCAGGCTGTACGGCAAACTTGCCGGTATGACCGGCACGGCCGACACCGAGGCCTTTGAGTTCCAGCAAATTTACGGTCTCGAAGTGGTGGTGGTACCGACCCACCGGACGATGGTTCGTAAGGACATGGCCGACCAGATCTACCGTACCGCGGCGGAAAAACACGCCGCGATACTCGCGGATATCCGGGATTGTCATCAGCGCGGCCAGCCGGCGCTGGTAGGCACCGTTACGATCGAGGCCTCGGAGCATCTCTCGCGCCTGCTGCAGAAAGAGAAGATTGAGCATCAGGTTTTAAACGCCAAGCATCATGAACGAGAGGCGATGATTGTCGCGCAGGCCGGTCGTCCCGGCGCCGTGACCATAGCCACCAACATGGCGGGCCGCGGCACCGATATTGTCCTTGGCGGAAATCTTGAAATGGAACTCAAAGAGATCGGCGACGACAAGCCGAAACGCGAACGCGCGCGCGCCGAGTGGGACAAACGTCATCAACAAGTCCTGGACGCGGGCGGACTGCACATGATTGGCACCGAACGGCATGAATCGCGCCGTATCGACAACCAGTTGCGTGGCCGTTCCGGTCGCCAGGGTGATGCCGGTTCCTCACGTTTTTATCTCTCCCTTGAAGACAATCTTCTGCGCATTTTCGGAAGCGACCGCCTCTCTGGCCTCATGCAGAAGCTTGGCATGCAGGAGGGTGAGGCCATTGAACATCCGTGGGTGACGCGCGCCATTGAGAATGCCCAGCGCAAGGTGGAGGGACGTAACTTCGACATCCGTAAACAGTTGTTGGAATATGACGATGTGGCGAACGACCAGCGTAAGGTGATATATGAGCAGCGCAACCGGCTCATGGATGTGGGAGATATATCGGAAAGCATTACCACCATACGACACGATGTCGTTAATGAAATGATCAGCCAGCATGTTCCGCCGGAGAGCCTGGAAGAACAGTGGGATATTCCGGGTCTGGAAGAGAGCCTTGAACGCGACCTGGGCCTGAAACTTCCGATTGCTCACTGGCTCAAGGAAGAGTCCTCTCTGGACGAGGAGAAATTGCGCGCGCGCGTCATCAGCGAGGCTGACCGAAAGCATGCTGAAAAGAGTGTTTCCATTGGGCCCGATGTGATGCGCCATCTGGAGAAGGCGATCATGCTGCAAGTGCTGGACACCCAGTGGAAGGACCATCTTGCCGGAATGGACTACCTGCGTCAGGGCATTCACTTGCGCGGTTATGCCCAGAAAGACCCGAAGCAAGAGTACAAGCGCGAATCTTTTGTGCTGTTCTCCGATATGTTAACCCGCGTGCGGCACGATGCGATCAATCTGTTGGCACATGTTCAGGTGCAGGCACCGCAGGATGTTGAGGCGCTGGAAAACCAGAATCGCCAGCCTCAGGAAATGCAATTCGTTCACCCGACGCTCAATGCCGGCAGTCAGCCGGAAGAAAACGAGGGTGACGATGACGTGGCGGTGGCGCAAAAACCCGTTACTCGCCGCCAGCCCAAGATCGGACGTAACGAGCACTGCCCCTGCGGCTCCGGCAAAAAGTACAAGCATTGTCACGGAAAGCTGGACTGA
- the coaE gene encoding dephospho-CoA kinase (Dephospho-CoA kinase (CoaE) performs the final step in coenzyme A biosynthesis.), protein MLRVGLTGGIGSGKSTIASLFTMRGVPVIDTDEIARGLTEPGQESFDEIVRAFDGSILDENHRIDRNKLRERVFDNADERRRLETILHPRIRAIVREKLATLEAPYGIVVVPLLIESGFTDLVDRILVVDALENVQVQRTTTRSGYSEPEIRKIMSAQASRAQRLQQANDVIENNGDRKQLEGEVERKHQWYLSLAATTKKI, encoded by the coding sequence ATGTTGCGCGTAGGTTTGACCGGCGGCATCGGCAGTGGCAAATCCACCATCGCCTCGTTGTTCACCATGCGCGGAGTGCCGGTGATCGATACCGACGAGATCGCGCGTGGCCTGACTGAACCGGGGCAGGAATCGTTTGACGAAATTGTCCGTGCTTTTGATGGCTCGATCCTGGATGAAAACCACCGGATAGACCGCAATAAACTTCGTGAGCGAGTCTTTGACAATGCCGATGAACGTCGTCGTCTCGAGACGATTTTGCATCCGCGCATTCGTGCCATTGTCCGGGAGAAGCTCGCCACGCTTGAGGCGCCCTATGGCATTGTCGTTGTGCCGCTCCTGATCGAATCCGGCTTTACCGACCTCGTGGATCGTATTCTGGTCGTAGACGCATTGGAAAATGTGCAGGTTCAACGCACCACCACCCGCAGCGGATATAGCGAACCGGAAATACGGAAAATCATGTCGGCACAAGCAAGCCGGGCGCAGCGACTGCAACAGGCCAATGACGTGATCGAGAACAATGGCGACAGAAAACAGCTTGAAGGCGAGGTAGAGCGCAAACATCAATGGTATTTGTCGCTCGCAGCCACGACGAAAAAAATATAA
- the ftsZ gene encoding cell division protein FtsZ, translating to MFELMDTYGQQAVIKVIGVGGGGGNVVDHMVSANIEGVEFINANTDSQALKRSQAKTILQLGTNLTKGLGCGANPDIGRQAAVEDRERIAEALSGADMVFITAGMGGGTGTGAAPVVAQVAKDMGILTVAVVTKPFPFEGRKRMGIADQGISDLAQYVDSIITIPNEKLLTVLGKDATLLDAFGKANQVLQNAVQGIAELITRPGLINVDFADVRTVMSEMGMAMMGAASASGPSRAREAAIAAVSSPLLEDINISGARGILVNITGGLDMSIGEFEEVGNAIKEFASEDATVVIGTVIEPEMREELRVTVVATGLGQEKQRKQPYKVVKTGTGTTDFEDYETPTVIRNRRTERPLATASEAAIEYLDIPAFLRKQAD from the coding sequence ATGTTTGAACTGATGGATACCTATGGGCAGCAAGCGGTAATCAAGGTAATCGGCGTTGGCGGGGGCGGTGGTAATGTCGTCGACCACATGGTCTCCGCCAACATCGAGGGCGTGGAGTTCATCAATGCCAACACAGATTCGCAGGCGCTCAAGCGATCGCAGGCGAAGACCATTCTGCAACTGGGAACCAATCTCACCAAGGGTCTGGGTTGCGGCGCTAATCCCGATATCGGCCGTCAGGCCGCTGTCGAGGATCGCGAACGCATCGCCGAGGCGCTTTCCGGTGCTGACATGGTCTTTATCACCGCTGGTATGGGCGGTGGTACCGGCACTGGCGCCGCGCCGGTGGTGGCGCAAGTGGCCAAGGATATGGGTATCCTGACGGTAGCTGTCGTGACCAAGCCGTTTCCGTTCGAGGGCCGCAAGCGCATGGGCATCGCCGACCAGGGAATCTCGGATCTGGCCCAGTACGTCGATTCCATCATTACGATTCCGAACGAGAAACTACTGACGGTATTGGGCAAGGATGCCACACTGCTCGATGCCTTCGGTAAAGCCAACCAAGTGCTGCAAAACGCTGTACAGGGCATCGCCGAGCTGATTACCCGTCCCGGACTTATTAATGTGGACTTTGCCGACGTGCGCACCGTGATGTCGGAGATGGGCATGGCCATGATGGGTGCGGCCTCCGCCAGTGGGCCGTCACGCGCGCGCGAAGCAGCGATCGCGGCGGTTTCGAGTCCCTTGCTGGAGGACATCAATATCTCCGGCGCCCGCGGGATTCTGGTCAACATCACGGGTGGACTCGACATGTCTATCGGGGAATTCGAGGAGGTTGGTAATGCCATCAAGGAATTTGCTTCCGAAGATGCCACCGTGGTGATTGGCACCGTGATCGAGCCTGAGATGCGCGAGGAACTGCGCGTGACGGTGGTGGCGACGGGCCTTGGACAGGAAAAGCAGCGCAAGCAGCCGTACAAGGTGGTCAAGACCGGAACCGGTACGACTGACTTCGAGGATTACGAGACTCCGACGGTGATCCGGAATCGGCGTACAGAGCGTCCCCTGGCCACGGCATCTGAGGCGGCCATCGAGTACTTGGATATCCCGGCGTTTTTGCGTAAGCAGGCGGACTAG
- a CDS encoding A24 family peptidase, with product MSDLSVLFANYPAAFPWIAGVFGLAIGSFLNVAIYRLPVMLERKWRSQCQEILKPNKKTRNAPKRFDLAVPGSRCPHCGHAITVLENIPVLSFLCLRGKCSACAKPISWRYPLVELLTGCLTAMVAWYFGYGMAALAGMALTWALIALSFIDFDRQLLPDDITLPLLWAGLLLNVFSAFTPLSSAVIGATSGYVFLWLVYQFFKLVTGKEGMGYGDFKLFAALGAWLGWQSLPLIILFSSLAGAIVGITFIVFFGHDRRMPMPFGPFLCVAGWVALLWGDTLTRYYLQFARIGS from the coding sequence ATGAGTGATCTCTCCGTCCTCTTTGCCAACTACCCCGCGGCTTTTCCATGGATCGCCGGTGTATTCGGACTGGCGATAGGCAGTTTTCTGAACGTCGCGATTTACCGTCTTCCTGTCATGCTGGAGCGGAAGTGGCGTAGTCAGTGTCAGGAGATCCTCAAACCGAATAAGAAAACCCGGAACGCCCCCAAACGTTTTGATCTGGCAGTGCCAGGCTCGCGCTGTCCGCATTGTGGCCATGCCATCACCGTTCTCGAAAATATTCCGGTTCTGAGTTTTCTCTGTCTCCGCGGAAAATGTTCGGCTTGCGCCAAGCCCATTTCGTGGCGCTATCCGCTGGTGGAGCTGCTGACAGGATGCCTCACGGCAATGGTCGCCTGGTATTTCGGATACGGAATGGCTGCACTGGCCGGCATGGCGCTGACGTGGGCTCTGATTGCACTCAGTTTCATCGATTTTGACCGACAGCTGTTGCCGGACGATATCACCCTGCCACTGTTGTGGGCAGGATTGCTGTTAAATGTTTTTTCTGCTTTCACTCCGCTGTCATCGGCGGTCATCGGGGCCACCAGCGGTTATGTTTTCCTCTGGCTGGTCTACCAGTTTTTCAAGCTGGTAACCGGCAAGGAAGGCATGGGTTATGGCGACTTCAAACTCTTTGCCGCACTGGGCGCCTGGCTCGGATGGCAGAGCCTGCCATTAATTATCCTGTTTTCATCGTTGGCTGGTGCCATCGTGGGAATTACCTTCATCGTGTTTTTCGGCCACGACCGCCGCATGCCCATGCCCTTCGGACCGTTCTTGTGCGTGGCCGGTTGGGTTGCGCTCCTTTGGGGCGATACCCTGACACGTTACTACCTGCAGTTCGCCCGCATCGGTTCCTGA
- a CDS encoding M23 family metallopeptidase, whose amino-acid sequence MNIILVPNSQRGKGRNTTFSHRHLVLIALVVFLALPVLVGIVAYHAQDMLTAYNADSLLAAQRRELAAQRTAVAEAKRNAETHLNALAQRLGQMQAQMMRLNALGSRLTRMAGLDAREFNFSVEAAMGGPEKTAASSNPPELMDSLDRLTREIERQQERLSALENLLLDRKLNAAVTPSGWPVDGGWISSGFGVRADPFNGHQSQHDGVDIASSMGSPVHAVGDGVVSHSGDKAGYGMMVEVTHESGLTTRYAHASAVLVRAGDRVQKGQSIALVGTSGRSTGPHLHFEVVRNGTAVNPMRYLQQASK is encoded by the coding sequence ATGAATATTATCCTGGTACCCAACAGTCAACGTGGCAAAGGGCGCAATACTACCTTTTCCCATCGTCATCTTGTCCTTATCGCCCTGGTGGTTTTTCTCGCACTGCCGGTTCTGGTCGGCATCGTTGCCTACCATGCGCAGGATATGCTCACCGCCTACAACGCGGATTCGCTGCTGGCGGCTCAGCGCCGCGAACTGGCAGCGCAGCGCACGGCGGTGGCCGAGGCCAAGCGCAATGCCGAGACGCATCTCAACGCGTTGGCACAGCGGCTGGGCCAGATGCAGGCACAAATGATGCGACTCAATGCGCTGGGCTCCCGCCTGACGCGCATGGCAGGGCTGGATGCACGCGAATTCAATTTTTCCGTCGAAGCGGCCATGGGTGGACCCGAAAAGACAGCCGCCTCGTCGAATCCACCCGAACTCATGGATTCGCTCGATCGCCTGACACGAGAGATTGAGCGCCAGCAAGAGCGCCTGAGCGCGCTCGAAAACCTGCTGCTGGATCGCAAGCTCAACGCGGCTGTGACGCCATCCGGCTGGCCGGTGGACGGCGGATGGATTTCCTCCGGTTTTGGTGTGCGCGCCGATCCTTTCAATGGCCATCAGTCCCAACATGACGGTGTGGACATCGCCTCGAGCATGGGTTCGCCGGTGCATGCCGTGGGTGATGGTGTTGTCAGCCACAGCGGAGACAAGGCCGGTTATGGAATGATGGTCGAGGTCACGCATGAATCCGGTTTGACGACGCGTTATGCCCATGCCAGCGCCGTCCTTGTCAGGGCGGGTGATCGCGTACAGAAAGGCCAGTCCATCGCGCTGGTCGGCACTTCCGGTCGTTCCACCGGCCCTCACCTGCATTTCGAGGTAGTGCGCAATGGAACCGCGGTGAACCCCATGCGGTATTTGCAGCAAGCCAGCAAATAG
- the argJ gene encoding bifunctional glutamate N-acetyltransferase/amino-acid acetyltransferase ArgJ: MAVGLHGLPDLHSVSGIRLGTTAAGIRKKDRRDLVVIECASGTQAAIVFTQNRFCAAPVAVAREHFANFMPRALLINTGFANAGTGDLGIEDARACCEALASQLGCKAAEILPFSTGVIGERLPRERIVAGLPSCLASLNQNGWAEAAHGIMTTDTLPKGSSRQVKIGSRTVTVTGIAKGAGMIRPDMATMLAFVATDAAVAPPALQACVSAAVSQSFNRITVDGDTSTNDACVLLASGTAGNPVIDQTGGEAYTVLLGTITEVFMELAQAIVRDAEGATKFITVEVKGGRTESDCLAVAYTIAHSPLVKTAFFASDPNWGRILAAIGRAPVAQLDVAKVGIYLNELCVVRHGAADAGYTDAKGLSVMQLPEIRIGVELGAGSASARVWTSDLSHEYVRINAEYRS; this comes from the coding sequence ATGGCGGTCGGTTTGCATGGTTTACCTGATCTGCATTCCGTCTCCGGCATTCGTCTGGGCACCACTGCCGCTGGTATCCGCAAAAAAGATCGACGCGATCTGGTGGTGATTGAGTGCGCGTCGGGAACACAGGCAGCCATTGTCTTTACGCAAAACCGCTTCTGTGCCGCTCCCGTCGCCGTGGCACGCGAGCACTTCGCCAACTTTATGCCCCGCGCCTTGCTCATCAATACCGGTTTTGCCAACGCCGGGACTGGTGATCTTGGCATCGAAGACGCGCGCGCCTGTTGCGAGGCGCTCGCCAGCCAGTTGGGCTGTAAAGCTGCTGAAATCTTGCCGTTCTCCACGGGCGTGATCGGCGAGCGGCTTCCGCGTGAGCGAATTGTTGCCGGCCTGCCGTCCTGCCTCGCCAGTCTCAATCAAAACGGTTGGGCCGAAGCGGCGCATGGCATCATGACGACCGATACCTTGCCGAAGGGAAGCTCACGTCAGGTCAAAATCGGTTCGCGTACGGTTACGGTGACGGGTATCGCCAAGGGCGCCGGCATGATCCGGCCGGACATGGCAACCATGTTGGCATTTGTCGCAACGGATGCTGCTGTGGCACCGCCGGCACTTCAGGCGTGCGTGTCAGCTGCCGTGAGCCAGTCTTTTAATCGCATCACCGTGGACGGCGATACCTCGACCAACGATGCTTGCGTATTGCTTGCTTCCGGAACAGCCGGAAATCCGGTGATTGATCAGACTGGTGGAGAGGCTTATACCGTATTGCTGGGAACCATCACGGAAGTATTCATGGAGCTTGCTCAAGCCATTGTGCGCGACGCCGAGGGCGCGACCAAGTTCATAACCGTTGAGGTGAAGGGTGGCCGCACTGAATCAGATTGTCTCGCGGTGGCTTATACCATTGCGCATTCACCGTTGGTGAAAACGGCGTTTTTTGCCAGCGACCCCAATTGGGGGCGCATTCTGGCGGCGATCGGACGCGCACCGGTTGCGCAACTGGATGTCGCCAAAGTGGGGATTTATCTTAATGAGCTATGCGTGGTGCGCCATGGTGCCGCGGACGCTGGCTATACCGACGCCAAGGGGCTCTCCGTTATGCAGCTGCCGGAAATCCGGATCGGGGTGGAGTTAGGGGCGGGCAGCGCTTCCGCTCGAGTTTGGACCTCAGACTTGTCGCACGAATATGTGCGCATCAACGCCGAGTATCGTAGTTAA